A genomic window from Chitinophagaceae bacterium includes:
- a CDS encoding biotin-dependent carboxyltransferase, producing MLFRIQGRYGFQHLGINPGGVMDALAAQLANIVAGNKRDEAVIEMHFPASTYLFEEDALFALGGADFSATINDQPVPLYTPVVIRKYSALQFKRKVEGARCYLAVHGGFKLQQWLKSYSTHLKANAGGMEGRSLQLNDQLHFNQQYDYSSLTGKNDVRLLPWQADHEIFYTSKDHIRICEGPEYNLLTSASKVAINESFFFITTQSDRMGYRLRGAALRQQQQEELVSSAVVNGTIQLLPNGQLIILMADHQTTGGYPRIANVISADLPLLAQLTANQSVQFQKVDHAVAEQILVHQNLCLEKVQNACTLRWSEFFHR from the coding sequence ATACTGTTCAGGATACAAGGACGATATGGTTTTCAGCATCTCGGTATTAATCCCGGAGGTGTGATGGATGCACTGGCAGCACAACTCGCAAATATTGTTGCAGGAAACAAACGTGATGAAGCCGTTATCGAGATGCATTTTCCGGCAAGCACTTATTTGTTTGAAGAGGATGCCTTGTTTGCTTTGGGTGGCGCAGATTTCAGCGCAACAATAAATGATCAGCCTGTACCGCTTTATACACCGGTGGTGATCCGAAAATATTCTGCGCTGCAATTCAAAAGAAAGGTCGAAGGCGCTCGATGTTACCTGGCTGTGCATGGTGGATTTAAGCTGCAACAATGGTTGAAGAGTTACAGTACGCATCTGAAAGCGAATGCAGGAGGAATGGAAGGAAGAAGTCTGCAACTTAATGATCAACTTCATTTTAATCAGCAATACGATTACAGTTCACTGACTGGAAAAAACGATGTACGCTTACTTCCATGGCAGGCAGATCACGAAATTTTTTATACATCGAAAGACCACATCCGGATTTGTGAAGGCCCTGAATACAACCTATTGACATCAGCGTCAAAGGTTGCAATCAACGAATCATTTTTTTTCATTACCACACAAAGTGACAGAATGGGATATCGGTTGCGCGGCGCAGCATTGAGGCAACAGCAACAGGAGGAACTTGTTTCCTCTGCGGTAGTGAACGGAACTATACAGCTATTGCCAAACGGTCAGTTAATCATCCTAATGGCCGATCATCAGACAACAGGTGGATATCCGCGTATTGCAAATGTGATATCCGCCGATCTGCCATTGCTTGCTCAGCTAACTGCCAACCAAAGTGTTCAATTTCAAAAAGTTGATCATGCTGTCGCCGAACAAATATTAGTGCACCAAAATCTTTGTTTAGAAAAAGTGCAAAACGCATGTACATTGCGTTGGTCAGAATTTTTTCACCGGTAA
- the pxpB gene encoding 5-oxoprolinase subunit PxpB, producing the protein MKQDYKINALGESAITIDFGNLIDETINKQVIALFHLLQQQSISGVRDIIPCYSSLTIVYDPLHAALQEDFSGNYTFFKNILEQSIKNMPVKKEMPAAVIKIPVCYHQTLAPDLNLVSAKTNLAAEEIIQLHCDKIYRVYMIGFLPGFAYMGKTNERIAVPRKEMPAPLVLSGSVGLAGMQTGIYPLDSPGGWNIIGQTPLKMFDAKRQNAVLLEPGDRVQFVSISLQEFNNRRVETTHHSS; encoded by the coding sequence TTGAAACAGGATTACAAAATTAATGCATTGGGCGAATCAGCTATTACCATTGATTTTGGAAATTTAATAGATGAAACCATCAATAAGCAGGTGATCGCGCTGTTTCATTTGCTGCAACAGCAAAGCATTTCCGGTGTACGGGATATTATTCCCTGCTACAGCTCGCTTACTATTGTTTATGATCCGTTGCATGCCGCACTGCAGGAAGATTTTTCAGGTAATTACACGTTCTTCAAAAATATTTTAGAACAATCCATCAAAAATATGCCTGTTAAAAAAGAAATGCCGGCAGCCGTTATAAAAATTCCGGTTTGTTATCACCAAACACTTGCTCCGGATTTGAATTTGGTTTCAGCAAAAACAAATTTAGCAGCAGAAGAAATCATTCAATTGCATTGCGATAAAATTTATCGTGTTTATATGATCGGTTTTTTGCCGGGCTTTGCTTACATGGGAAAAACAAATGAACGTATCGCGGTACCGAGGAAGGAAATGCCTGCTCCGCTGGTACTTAGTGGAAGCGTTGGCCTGGCAGGCATGCAAACAGGAATCTATCCGCTCGATTCGCCGGGCGGCTGGAACATCATCGGGCAAACTCCTTTAAAGATGTTTGATGCAAAAAGACAAAATGCTGTTTTACTTGAGCCGGGCGACCGTGTGCAGTTTGTCAGCATTTCATTGCAGGAATTTAATAATCGCCGCGTGGAAACAACGCATCATAGCTCATGA
- a CDS encoding GNAT family N-acetyltransferase gives MIKIIRTDSDNKDFIELVKQLDADLAIRDGADHAFYAQFNKTNTIKNVLVAYNGDIAVGCGAIREYESKVMEVKRMYVIPEARGKGIASNILKELEKWVAELFSEKCILETGKNQPEAIALYKKNGYMIIPNYGQYARMDYSVCFEKKIL, from the coding sequence ATGATTAAAATAATCAGAACAGATTCTGACAATAAGGATTTCATTGAACTCGTAAAACAACTGGATGCTGATCTGGCAATAAGAGACGGAGCCGATCATGCATTTTATGCTCAGTTTAATAAGACTAATACAATTAAGAATGTGTTGGTAGCTTACAATGGTGATATTGCAGTCGGTTGCGGGGCTATTAGGGAATATGAATCCAAAGTGATGGAAGTTAAGCGAATGTATGTAATTCCTGAAGCAAGAGGAAAAGGAATTGCTTCTAATATTTTAAAGGAATTGGAAAAGTGGGTGGCTGAATTATTCAGCGAAAAATGCATTTTAGAAACCGGAAAAAATCAACCCGAGGCAATTGCACTCTATAAAAAAAACGGCTATATGATTATTCCCAACTACGGACAATATGCGCGAATGGATTACAGTGTTTGCTTTGAAAAGAAAATTCTCTGA
- a CDS encoding divalent metal cation transporter, translating into MATSAIGPGFLTQTAVFTQELAASFGFVILISVLLDIGAQLNTWRVIAVSEMHAQDLVNSLLPGLGYVLAVLIAFGGLVFNIGNIGGCGLGWNVLSGLPYTEGALISCFVALGVFWMKEAGKAMDVFTKILGVIMLILTLYVAISAHPPLAAAAVNSFFPEKISVMAIVTLVGGTVGGYISFAGAHRLLDAGIKGKNQLPAVSRSAVSGILITTTMRLLLFLAVLGVIARGVIPDKENPAASVFKMAAGETGYYFFGVVMWSAAITSVVGASYTSVSFLKSLHPFIEKNHRWFITLFIIVSTIIFLSIGKPVQLLVGAGAVNGLILPFALACILIASHNSKLMKDYKHPLWMQVAGWIVVMAVGWMGIQTVIEWLE; encoded by the coding sequence ATGGCTACCTCTGCTATCGGCCCCGGATTTCTGACACAGACAGCAGTATTTACGCAAGAGCTCGCAGCAAGTTTTGGATTTGTAATCCTGATTTCCGTCTTACTTGATATTGGAGCACAACTGAATACCTGGCGGGTGATTGCAGTGAGTGAAATGCATGCACAGGATCTGGTGAACAGCTTGTTGCCCGGATTGGGTTATGTACTCGCTGTATTGATTGCCTTTGGCGGATTAGTATTTAACATTGGCAACATAGGAGGTTGCGGACTCGGATGGAATGTATTATCAGGGCTTCCATATACCGAAGGTGCTTTAATCAGTTGCTTTGTCGCGCTGGGAGTTTTCTGGATGAAAGAAGCAGGAAAAGCAATGGATGTATTCACCAAAATACTTGGCGTGATCATGTTAATACTCACGTTGTATGTTGCGATCAGCGCACATCCGCCGTTAGCCGCTGCGGCAGTAAACAGTTTCTTTCCCGAAAAAATAAGCGTGATGGCTATCGTAACGTTGGTAGGAGGAACTGTTGGCGGATATATCAGTTTTGCAGGTGCGCATCGTTTGCTGGATGCAGGCATTAAAGGAAAAAATCAATTGCCTGCCGTAAGCCGCAGTGCTGTAAGCGGTATCTTAATTACCACCACCATGCGCTTGCTTTTATTTCTTGCAGTGCTGGGTGTGATTGCACGAGGAGTGATTCCTGATAAGGAAAATCCTGCGGCATCTGTTTTTAAAATGGCAGCAGGCGAAACCGGATATTATTTTTTTGGCGTAGTCATGTGGAGTGCGGCTATCACTTCAGTAGTTGGTGCTTCTTATACTTCCGTTTCCTTTCTTAAATCTTTGCATCCGTTCATTGAAAAAAATCATAGATGGTTTATCACTTTATTCATTATAGTGTCAACGATCATCTTCCTTTCCATTGGCAAGCCCGTGCAACTGTTGGTTGGAGCAGGGGCTGTTAACGGACTGATTCTTCCTTTCGCCTTGGCCTGCATACTAATCGCTTCGCACAATTCGAAGCTGATGAAAGACTATAAACATCCATTGTGGATGCAAGTGGCAGGATGGATTGTTGTAATGGCAGTTGGTTGGATGGGCATTCAGACTGTTATTGAATGGTTGGAATGA
- a CDS encoding LamB/YcsF family protein, protein MHNTIDLNCDMGEGMMQDAELMQHISSANIACGYHAGDEDTMKKTIELAIENKVAIGAHPGFPDKEYFGRRIMPISTIEIYDIVTSQIESIKKIADCFKIKLHHVKPHGALYNLGAKDRSIAHAIARAVKDADPTLILYGLSGSFLVSEAQTIGLMTASEVFADRTYQDDGTLTPRADANALIDTEEKCISQVLQMIGEHTVTSVHNVCMPIVAQTICLHSDGKNAVAFAKKIVEALKQQQIEITVP, encoded by the coding sequence ATGCACAATACTATTGATCTGAATTGCGACATGGGTGAAGGAATGATGCAGGATGCGGAATTGATGCAGCATATCAGCAGCGCGAACATTGCCTGCGGTTATCATGCAGGTGATGAAGATACCATGAAGAAAACCATTGAACTGGCGATTGAAAATAAGGTGGCGATTGGTGCGCATCCCGGATTTCCTGATAAGGAATATTTTGGCCGGAGAATTATGCCAATATCTACCATTGAAATTTATGATATTGTAACCTCACAAATTGAGAGCATAAAAAAAATTGCAGACTGCTTTAAAATAAAACTTCATCATGTTAAGCCACATGGTGCCTTGTATAATTTGGGTGCAAAAGATCGCAGCATCGCTCATGCTATTGCACGTGCAGTGAAGGATGCTGACCCAACTTTAATATTGTATGGTTTAAGCGGCAGCTTTCTGGTGAGTGAAGCGCAAACCATTGGTTTGATGACGGCAAGTGAAGTATTTGCAGACAGAACTTATCAGGATGATGGAACGCTTACCCCACGCGCAGATGCAAATGCATTAATTGACACAGAAGAAAAATGCATCTCTCAGGTATTGCAAATGATCGGTGAACACACTGTTACAAGCGTTCATAATGTTTGTATGCCGATTGTCGCACAAACCATCTGCCTGCACAGTGATGGAAAAAATGCGGTAGCATTTGCGAAAAAAATAGTGGAAGCACTCAAACAGCAACAGATTGAAATCACCGTCCCATAA
- a CDS encoding DUF1801 domain-containing protein has protein sequence MHSIELFMFDLPKHEQEICFCLREIVLQSAPDFDEQFSYGVPYYFRNRSVCCLWPASAKGGPKRGVFLGFCQGNLLSNEQGIIEMGNRKRFGLIRFFDVKEINQALIYEILQEAILVDDGLRKLKRRN, from the coding sequence ATGCATTCCATTGAACTTTTTATGTTCGATCTTCCAAAACATGAACAGGAAATCTGTTTTTGCCTGCGGGAAATTGTCCTGCAATCAGCTCCTGATTTCGACGAACAATTTTCTTACGGTGTTCCCTATTATTTCCGGAACCGGAGCGTTTGCTGTTTATGGCCCGCATCTGCTAAAGGCGGACCGAAGCGTGGTGTATTTCTGGGCTTTTGCCAGGGAAATTTGTTATCGAATGAGCAGGGCATTATTGAAATGGGAAACCGTAAACGATTTGGCCTGATCCGGTTCTTTGATGTAAAGGAAATCAATCAGGCATTGATCTATGAGATTTTACAGGAAGCGATATTGGTGGATGATGGATTGAGAAAATTAAAACGGCGAAACTAG
- a CDS encoding prolyl oligopeptidase family serine peptidase, which translates to MNNKIYLLLCFLLLTLTAHSQDGKIVSQTPYTIADSSIKKWIKNIPDLNAIINSIDFFSITYLSDGLKVKGYLAVPKKAGKYPAIIYNRGGNREFGALTDGQLIRFLALTAGWGYVCIASQYRGNGGSEGKEEFGGKDVNDILNLIPCLSAIDKADTSRIGMWGWSRGGMMTYLALTKTNKIKAAIVGSGMADGFIQTKKRPEMDSVFMELAPGYLQNKDSVLKTRSAVYWADRICMTTPLLLLTGSADWRVSPEEQLEMVNKLYEIKHPLRFEFFEGGQHSLIEHFDEVNQAVKNFLDKYVRDGQPIPSLQPHGK; encoded by the coding sequence ATGAATAATAAAATTTATCTCCTGTTATGTTTCCTCCTTCTCACGCTGACTGCTCATTCTCAAGATGGAAAAATAGTAAGTCAAACACCTTACACTATTGCTGACAGTTCAATTAAAAAGTGGATAAAAAATATACCTGATCTGAACGCAATTATTAACTCAATAGATTTTTTCAGCATCACTTATTTGTCAGACGGTTTAAAAGTAAAAGGGTATTTAGCGGTTCCAAAAAAGGCCGGAAAATATCCGGCAATAATTTATAATCGTGGCGGCAACCGGGAATTTGGCGCGTTGACTGACGGACAATTGATTCGATTTCTTGCTTTGACTGCCGGCTGGGGTTACGTTTGTATTGCCAGTCAGTACAGAGGAAATGGCGGCAGCGAAGGCAAAGAAGAATTTGGCGGAAAAGATGTGAATGATATTTTGAACTTGATACCCTGCTTGTCAGCAATTGATAAAGCGGACACTTCAAGAATCGGCATGTGGGGATGGAGCCGTGGAGGAATGATGACGTATCTCGCATTGACTAAAACAAACAAAATCAAAGCAGCGATTGTTGGTTCAGGCATGGCAGATGGATTTATACAAACGAAAAAGAGGCCGGAAATGGATTCGGTATTTATGGAATTGGCTCCCGGATACCTGCAAAACAAAGACTCCGTTTTAAAAACACGCAGCGCCGTATACTGGGCAGACAGAATTTGCATGACAACACCGCTTTTATTGTTAACTGGCAGTGCAGACTGGAGAGTGTCGCCGGAAGAACAACTCGAAATGGTAAATAAATTATATGAAATAAAACATCCGCTGCGTTTTGAATTTTTTGAAGGAGGACAACATAGCCTGATAGAACATTTTGATGAAGTTAATCAGGCAGTAAAAAATTTTCTTGATAAATATGTGCGCGACGGACAGCCGATTCCCTCTTTACAACCACATGGAAAATGA